The proteins below are encoded in one region of Lactuca sativa cultivar Salinas chromosome 3, Lsat_Salinas_v11, whole genome shotgun sequence:
- the LOC111879147 gene encoding auxin-responsive protein SAUR21 yields the protein MTNFRLHSLVANAKQMIRLHNKHQPDVPRGYLAVYVGEIQKKRFVVPLSYLDQPLFQDLLRRSEEEYGFNHPMGGLTIPCQEKAFIDLTALLQIS from the coding sequence ATGACTAATTTTAGGCTGCATTCTTTAGTTGCTAATGCAAAACAAATGATCAGACTGCACAACAAACACCAACCAGACGTTCCGAGAGGATATTTGGCTGTGTACGTTGGAGAAATCCAAAAGAAGCGATTTGTGGTTCCTTTATCTTACTTGGATCAACCATTGTTTCAAGATTTGCTACGTAGGTCAGAGGAAGAATATGGGTTCAACCATCCGATGGGAGGACTTACCATTCCATGCCAAGAAAAGGCCTTTATTGATCTCACCGCCCTATTACAAATTTCATAG